One Gemmatimonadota bacterium DNA window includes the following coding sequences:
- the rnpA gene encoding ribonuclease P protein component, producing the protein MDNMVGHPRMGLIVPKFQSSAVARNRLRRRLQELWRREIQPRQGGRDLLIRARKEAYGVPFQTLRTELLTWVGGL; encoded by the coding sequence ATGGACAACATGGTGGGCCACCCACGGATGGGACTGATCGTTCCGAAGTTCCAGTCCAGCGCGGTGGCCCGCAATCGTTTGCGGCGGCGCCTGCAGGAGCTGTGGCGCCGGGAGATCCAGCCCCGGCAGGGCGGGCGGGACCTCCTGATCCGGGCCCGGAAGGAAGCGTACGGCGTGCCGTTCCAGACGCTCAGGACCGAGCTGCTCACCTGGGTGGGCGGGCTGTGA
- the yidD gene encoding membrane protein insertion efficiency factor YidD has product MQAPLTWLSILLIRLYQLVISPGLPSSCRFAPSCSAYTLEAVQRHGALWGIWLGARRLVRCHPWHPGGYDPVP; this is encoded by the coding sequence CTGCAGGCGCCGCTCACCTGGCTCAGCATCCTCCTCATCCGTCTGTACCAACTCGTCATCTCCCCGGGTCTGCCCTCCAGCTGCCGGTTCGCGCCGAGCTGTTCGGCGTATACCCTCGAGGCGGTGCAGCGCCACGGTGCCCTGTGGGGCATCTGGCTCGGCGCCCGCCGGCTGGTCCGCTGCCATCCCTGGCATCCGGGCGGCTACGAC